A single window of Streptomyces griseoviridis DNA harbors:
- a CDS encoding PadR family transcriptional regulator: MSIGHTLLGLLESGPRHGYDLKRAFDEKFGHDRPLHYGQVYSTMSRLLKNGLVEVDGIEAGGGPERKRYAITEAGVTDVERWLATPEAPEPYLQSTLYTKVVLALLTRRDAADILDTQRSEHLRTMRALTERKRQGDLADQLICDHALFHLEADLRWLELTAARLDKLRAAVTA; encoded by the coding sequence ATGTCCATTGGTCACACCCTTCTGGGGCTCCTGGAGTCCGGCCCGCGACACGGTTACGACCTGAAGCGGGCCTTCGACGAGAAGTTCGGTCACGACCGGCCGCTGCACTACGGCCAGGTCTACTCGACGATGTCGCGCCTGCTGAAGAACGGTCTCGTCGAGGTCGACGGCATAGAGGCGGGCGGCGGACCCGAGCGCAAGCGGTACGCGATCACCGAGGCCGGCGTCACCGACGTCGAACGGTGGCTCGCGACCCCCGAGGCGCCGGAGCCCTACCTCCAGTCGACCCTGTACACCAAGGTCGTCCTCGCCCTGCTCACCCGGCGCGACGCCGCCGACATCCTCGACACGCAGCGCTCCGAACACCTGCGCACGATGCGCGCGCTGACCGAGCGCAAGCGCCAGGGCGACCTCGCCGACCAGCTGATCTGCGACCACGCCCTGTTCCACCTGGAGGCCGACCTGCGCTGGCTCGAACTGACCGCGGCCCGGCTCGACAAGCTCCGCGCGGCGGTGACGGCATGA